A single Triticum dicoccoides isolate Atlit2015 ecotype Zavitan chromosome 2A, WEW_v2.0, whole genome shotgun sequence DNA region contains:
- the LOC119359097 gene encoding peroxidase 2-like, with protein sequence MAAGSELAVLVACALLLAAACGGAPDDVPGLEVGYYEETCPEAESIVRAAVSEAVAEDAGVGAGLIRLLFHDCFVQGCDASVLLDPTASNQRPEKLGPPNINSLRGFEAIDAAKAAVEEACPGTVSCADIVAFAARDASYLLSGYRVDFAMPAGRLDGRRSNASDTVPSLPPASASFTDLVDNFARQGLDAEDMVVLSGAHSVGHARCSTFAAGRTAVDADADIDPSFARSLRRRCVRAENSTGDPTVSQDAVTPTELDSQYYRNVLKRRVLLASDAALLETPEAARMVRDSARAGGRWEQKFAKAMVKMAGIGVKKAGRHAEIRANCRVVNY encoded by the exons ATGGCTGCCGGTTCGGAGCTTGCGGTCTTGGTGGCATGCGCGCTGCTGTTAGCTGCGGCGTGCGGAGGCGCCCCCGACGACGTCCCCGGGCTCGAGGTCGGGTACTACGAGGAGACGTGCCCCGAGGCGGAGTCCATCGTGAGGGCCGCCGTGAGCGAGGCCGTCGCCGAGGACGCCGGCGTCGGCGCCGGCCTCATCCGCCTCCtcttccacgactgcttcgtccAG GGCTGCGACGCGTCGGTGCTGCTGGACCCGACGGCGTCGAACCAGCGGCCGGAGAAGCTCGGCCCGCCCAACATCAACAGCCTGCGTGGCTTCGAGGCGATCGACGCGGCTAAGGCCGCCGTGGAGGAGGCGTGCCCGGGAACCGTCTCCTGCGCTGACATCGTCGCCTTCGCAGCGCGCGACGCGTCCTACCTCCTGAGCGGCTACCGCGTCGACTTCGCGATGCCGGCGGGCCGGCTCGACGGCCGCCGCTCGAACGCCTCCGACACGGTCCCGTCCCTGCCCCCGGCGTCCGCCAGCTTCACCGACCTCGTCGACAACTTTGCCAGGCAGGGCCTCGACGCGGAGGACATGGTGGTGCTCTCCGGCGCGCACTCCGTCGGCCACGCCCGCTGCTCGACCTTCGCCGCGGGCCGCACGGCAGTCGACGCCGACGCCGACATCGACCCGTCGTTTGCGCGGTCGCTGAGGAGGAGGTGCGTCCGGGCGGAGAACAGCACCGGCGACCCGACGGTGAGCCAGGACGCGGTGACCCCGACGGAGCTGGACAGCCAGTACTACCGCAACGTGCTGAAGCGCAGGGTGCTGCTCGCCtccgacgcggcgctgctggagacccCGGAGGCGGCGCGGATGGTGCGGGACAGCGCGCGCGCCGGCGGGCGGTGGGAGCAGAAGTTCGCCAAGGCCATGGTGAAGATGGCCGGCATCGGCGTGAAGAAGGCCGGCCGCCACGCCGAGATCAGGGCGAACTGCAGGGTCGTCAACTACTGA